A window of Gemmatimonadaceae bacterium genomic DNA:
CTGATCGACGAACGCCAGCTCGACGGACTTGCCCGTCACTTTCTGCACCTGGCGGGCCATCTTCTTCACCTGGGCACGGTCCTGCTCGTCGGCCGGTGTCACGTGCAGTGACAGGAGATGTCCCAGCGTATCGACGCTCAAGTGCACCTTCGAGCCTTTCTTCCGCTTGGCCCCGTCGTAGCCGGCGCGATGACCGCTCTCCGGCGTGCTCTGAAGCGTCCGCGAGTCGAAGATCGTCGCCGACGGATCGGGCCTGCGACCTTGCGCCATTCGCAGCAGCTCCCGCAGGTCGTGCACCATCGCCTCGAACACGCCCGCTTTGATCCACCGCTGCGTCTGCTGATACACGATCTCCCACGGCGGCAGGTCGTTGGCCATGTAGCGCCACGGCGAGCCAGCCCGCACGATCCACCGTAAGGCATTGAACACTTCGCGAAGATCGTGCTCGCGTTGCGGCGCGTCCTCACGCATCAGGATTAGATACGGAGCGACGAAATTCCATTCGTCATCCGTCACGTCACTGGGATAAGGCTTCCTTGCCATCCCGATAGTATTGCCGGTTCACTCGCAAAGTGCATAACACGCTCTAGAGCGGTCCCGGTCCGAGTGAAGACCTCGACGGAGAAGGCTCCGCCGGCCGCGGCGCTGCTGGCTGTCGTCATCTCGGTGATC
This region includes:
- a CDS encoding IS5 family transposase, translating into MARKPYPSDVTDDEWNFVAPYLILMREDAPQREHDLREVFNALRWIVRAGSPWRYMANDLPPWEIVYQQTQRWIKAGVFEAMVHDLRELLRMAQGRRPDPSATIFDSRTLQSTPESGHRAGYDGAKRKKGSKVHLSVDTLGHLLSLHVTPADEQDRAQVKKMARQVQKVTGKSVELAFVDQGYTGEKPAEDARNHGIELHVVKLPQAKRGFVLLPRRWVVERSFAWLARCRRLAKDYERLPATVAGLHLVAFASLMLANLMSGLSGSS